Proteins from a genomic interval of Lycium ferocissimum isolate CSIRO_LF1 chromosome 2, AGI_CSIRO_Lferr_CH_V1, whole genome shotgun sequence:
- the LOC132047122 gene encoding FACT complex subunit SSRP1: MTDGHLFNNISLGGRGGTNPGQLKVQSGGILWKKQGGGKAVEVDKDDIVGLTWMKVPRSNQLGVRIKDGLYYKFTGFRDQDVVSLTTYFQNSCGISPEEKQLSVSGKNWGEVDLNGNMLAFLVGSKQAFEISLADVSQTQLQGKNDVMLEFHVDDTTGANEKDSLMEISFHIPNSNTQFVGDENRPPAQVFRDKIMSMADVGAGGEEAVVTFDGIAILTPRGRYNVELHLSFLRLQGQANDFKIQYSSVVRIFLLPKHNQPHTLVVITLDPPIRKGQTLYPHIVLQFETDNVVDLSLALSEDLLNTKYKDRLLMGYKGLIHDIFTQILRGLSGAKVTKPGKFRSSQDGYAVKSSLKAEDGLLYPLEKSFFFLPKPPTLILHEEIDYVEFERHAAGTANMHYFDLLIRLKTEQEHLFRNIQRNEYHNLFDFINSKGLKIMNLNEARATEGVPVLPDDDDDAVDPHLERIKNEAGGDDSDEEDEDFVLDKDDGGSPTDDSGGVESDASGSGDEEKPAKKKPKKEVTSKPSTSRKKADDDGSKKKKQKKKKDPNAPKRAISAFMFFSQSERENVKKSNPGISFTDVGKVLGERWNKLSAEEKEPYEAMAKADKKRYSDQISGYKNPQPTAVDSGNDSGSS; this comes from the exons ATGACGGACGGTCATTTGTTCAACAACATCTCTCTCGGCGGCCGTGGAGGCACC AATCCAGGGCAGCTCAAGGTTCAGTCTGGAGGTATATTATGGAAGAAACAAGGTGGTGGTAAGGCTGTGGAAGTGGACAAGGATGATATAGTGGGCCTTACTTGGATGAAGGTTCCTCGATCTAATCAGCTGGGTGTGCGGATTAAGGATGGTCTTTACTACAAATTTACTGGCTTTCGTGACCAG GATGTTGTGAGTTTGACCACCTATTTCCAGAATTCTTGCGGGATATCTCCGGAGGAAAAGCAGCTATCAGTTAGTGGGAAAAATTGGGGAGAAGTTGATCTAAATG GGAATATGCTTGCTTTTCTTGTTGGTTCGAAGCAAGCATTTGAGATATCATTAGCAGATGTTTCTCAAACACAGCTTCAAGGAAAAAATGATGTTATGTTGGAGTTCCATGTAGATGATACAACTGGAGCTAATGAG AAAGACTCGCTGATGGAAATCAGCTTTCACATCCCTAATTCAAACACTCAATTTGTTGGTGATGAAAACCGACCTCCTGCTCAA GTTTTTCGTGACAAAATCATGTCAATGGCTGATGTGGGTGCTGGAGGCGAGGAAGCTGTTGTCACATTTGACGGCATTGCTATTCTTACTCCAAG GGGTCGTTACAATGTTGAGCTTCATCTCTCATTCTTGCGCTTGCAAGGGCAAGCCAATGACTTTAAAATTCAGTACAGCAGCGTAGTCCGTATTTTTTTGTTGCCGAAG CATAATCAACCGCACACTTTAGTAGTTATCACTCTTGATCCTCCAATTAGGAAGGGCCAAACTTTGTATCCGCACATTGTATTGCAG TTTGAGACTGACAATGTGGTAGACCTTTCGCTGGCTCTAAGCGAAGATCttttaaatacaaaatacaaGGATAGGCTGCTAATGGGTTacaag GGTCTTATCCATGACATCTTTACTCAAATTTTACGGGGCTTGTCCGGTGCCAAAGTCACTAAACCAGGGAAGTTCCGTAGCAGTCAAGATGGGTATGCGGTGAAGTCCTCATTGAAAGCTGAAGATGGACTCCTCTATCCTCTGGAGAAGAGCTTCTTCTTCTTACCTAAACCACCAACTCTTATACTGCATGAGGAG ATTGATTATGTGGAGTTTGAGAGGCATGCTGCGGGAACAGCGAACATGCATTACTTTGATCTTCTCATTAGACTGAAGACTGAACAAGAACATCTTTTCCGGAATATCCAGAGAAATGAGTACCACAATCTTTTTGATTTCATCAA TTCAAAGggtctgaaaataatgaaccttaatgaaGCTCGGGCTACAGAAGGTGTTCCTGTTTTGCccgatgatgacgatgatgctgTTGATCCGCATCTTGAGCGCATTAAGAATGAAGCAGGTGGAGATGATAGTGATGAAGAG GACGAAGATTTTGTCCTCGATAAGGATGATGGAGGGTCTCCTACTGATGACTCTGGAGGGGTTGAATCTGATGCCAGTGGTAGCGGTGATGAGGAG AAACCTGCAAAAAAGAAGCCCAAAAAGGAGGTTACTTCAAAGCCATCTACAAGCAGGAAAAAGGCAGATGATGATGGGTCGAAgaagaaaaaacagaaaaagaaaaaggatccAAATGCCCCAAAGAGGGCAATTAGTGCTTTTATGTTCTTCTCGCAGAGTGAAAGAGAG AATGTGAAGAAAAGTAATCCTGGAATCTCCTTCACTGACGTTGGGAAGGTTCTTGGAGAGAGATGGAACAAGCTGTCAG CTGAGGAGAAAGAACCCTATGAGGCAATGGCTAAGGCAGATAAGAAACGCTACAGCGATCAGATCAGTGGTTACAAGAACCCTCAGCCGACTGCCGTGGATTCAGGGAATGATTCTGGGAGTTCCTAA
- the LOC132047121 gene encoding uncharacterized protein LOC132047121: protein MPPTTVISSVLILLHVIITTTTSAPILGLDSFLNQQSRVDPTCSNDSFLSLPSSLKKLLSQQQSRVDPSSLLSLQISVPITVKLVGTNFSSNAKSQLSSFLTSAITSDQFHVITPFSFQPSHHLSISHSLHLDVALSPSSLSSRLSQTLKTHLATVPSSFRSVLASVPHGIIDEIIKQDFEKEKPINGIYIYILNLGSQSKPYAYSYTPGDPSPAFTKCLGTVWTGKERYLWIDLGAGPVDYGPGLSGDGVLPRGEFHPFATLHGRPKSQKALLSDLASLVWSAYQVLMVPSLRIPVPFENSLIVEFIHIYGSSDNKDSFGLDWKLIERNFKDEVNENGLLFGDQSLRFKKYEVNLAECPICSFAISRAATSYTSRYLFDNYTLIVSEYLDSKRLHQTLSESADQFRRIAKIPEEDFSGRILPVYVFDLDVSSILLLDRHHQSVAFKDMVIAVRTKSTQTVSDYSCNGRHVFTQTRELERPIVGSILQSMWGVSPTHLVWSPRHNSTFVDYTWSVGQTPFGPFSEVSSLSFVQKDAARRNVLLTSLNFSITSALEVLESISAHGGERKLLKHNQRTEFMQRWNLFKYKLDKAVSALSHFDFEMALYYLRASDHDIYAIHSIVYHASQELEASLVCFKDPPFPWASVSMTAGVLIFLLYVWVKRDKFFSNKRKQF from the coding sequence ATGCCTCCGACCACCGTCATCTCCTCCGTCCTCATCCTCCTCCACGTcatcatcaccaccaccacctccgCCCCAATCCTAGGTCTCGACTCTTTCCTCAACCAACAATCCCGGGTTGACCCGACTTGCTCAAACGACTCCTTCCTCTCCCTCCCATCCTCTCTCAAAAAACTTCTCtctcaacaacaatcccgggtcGACCCGTCTTCTCTCCTCTCCCTCCAAATCTCCGTCCCCATAACCGTTAAACTCGTTGGCACCAACTTCTCTTCTAACGCCAAATCTCAACTCTCTTCATTTCTCACTTCTGCTATTACCTCCGATCAGTTCCACGTCATCACCCCTTTCTCTTTTCAACCATCACATCATCTATCCATATCCCATTCACTTCACCTTGACGTGGCACTTTCTCCTTCATCTCTTTCTTCACGTTTATCTCAAACCCTAAAAACTCATCTTGCTACTGTTCCTTCATCTTTCAGATCCGTTCTTGCATCGGTCCCACATGGGATAATTGATGAAATTATCAAACAAGATTTCGAAAAAGAGAAACCCATTAATGGGATTTACATATATATTCTTAATTTGGGTTCTCAATCAAAACCCTATGCTTATAGTTACACACCTGGTGATCCATCACCTGCTTTTACTAAGTGTTTAGGCACTGTTTGGACTGGAAAGGAACGTTATTTATGGATTGATTTGGGGGCTGGTCCGGTTGACTATGGCCCGGGGTTGTCGGGCGATGGCGTGCTGCCACGTGGCGAGTTTCATCCGTTCGCGACGTTGCACGGTCGACCTAAATCCCAAAAGGCATTGCTTTCTGATTTGGCGTCGCTTGTTTGGAGTGCTTATCAGGTTCTTATGGTTCCCTCTTTGCGAATTCCTGTACCGTTTGAGAATTCTTTGATAGTTGagtttatacacatatatggtTCTTCGGATAATAAGGATAGTTTTGggttagattggaagttgatagAGAGGAATTTCAAGGATGAAGTAAATGAGAATGGTTTGTTGTTTGGTGATCAATCTTTGAGATTTAAGAAGTATGAGGTGAATTTAGCTGAGTGTCCTATTTGTTCTTTTGCCATTTCGAGGGCAGCTACTTCGTATACTTCTAGGTACTTGTTTGATAACTATACTTTGATTGTGAGTGAATACCTGGATTCGAAGCGGTTACACCAGACGTTGTCTGAATCGGCTGATCAGTTTAGGCGGATTGCTAAGATTCCTGAAGAGGACTTTAGTGGTAGGATACTTCCGGTTTATGTTTTTGATTTGGATGTTAGCTCGATTTTGTTGCTTGATCGGCATCATCAGTCTGTGGCGTTTAAGGATATGGTTATAGCGGTCAGGACAAAGAGTACACAGACTGTGAGTGACTATAGTTGTAATGGGCGTCATGTGTTTACTCAGACTCGCGAATTAGAGAGGCCTATTGTAGGTTCCATTTTACAGAGCATGTGGGGAGTCTCACCAACACATTTAGTTTGGAGCCCAAGACACAACAGTACTTTCGTAGACTATACATGGAGTGTCGGGCAAACACCATTTGGCCCGTTTTCAGAGGTTTCTTCGTTATCATTTGTACAGAAGGATGCTGCAAggagaaatgtattgttgacatcGTTGAACTTCAGTATTACTAGTGCTCTTGAAGTTCTTGAATCCATTTCTGCTCATGGCGGGGAGAGAAAGCTTCTAAAGCATAATCAGCGTACTGAGTTCATGCAAAGGTGGAACTTGTTCAAGTACAAGCTAGACAAGGCAGTTTCAGCGCTCTCACACTTTGACTTTGAAATGGCTTTGTATTACCTGAGGGCATCGGATCATGACATATATGCCATTCATTCTATTGTTTATCATGCTTCTCAAGAGCTGGAAGCATCGCTAGTCTGTTTCAAGGACCCACCATTTCCCTGGGCATCAGTTTCTATGACCGCTGGAGTCTTAATATTCCTTTTGTATGTTTGGGTAAAGAGAGATAAGTTCTTTTCCAACAAGCGAAAACAATTTTGA
- the LOC132047119 gene encoding uncharacterized protein LOC132047119 isoform X1: MDSLVQCASYLDLHDLSNMAMSSKYLQRAAYSDSIWQSFFRQQWSPVVPSGFPQTSTAREAYLSRRTDLMQFKFVDPLVIDFPTEAKPHENLHLEQDTILFSQGSSVHVLNINNFLNGRDPYVTLRDHTARITSMRLIPFEETCLYSSKMQKNDNLLVTSSFDHSIRLWLKGRCQRCFRGHNGAVSTLSDKLLGDRPNKILASGGLDGTVRLWSLDSSGKGGQHALKATLYGHEKPVALMSVAGHKTSLLVSISRNSKNSGQVMVWDTATSSAVRSSCCVGKSTLPGAPKAMKCHESLIYAAAGSSVVAIDIRTMRQVFKVNHQEELHSFQMLPEKSLICTGLAQRAMLWDVRRGCDIQQGEAVAELDGHIGNVNLLHMDPYKIVSGGQEDFQVHVWETGNGRRASSLIFCRQCDSHRGFGCSAMAVNGCRIVTACNYGDHSALGFQDFNNAMVPISSNSTVLQSKFWGPQSQSDTEEESDNDSTELPP; this comes from the exons ATGGACTCATTGGTTCAGTGTGCAAGTTATTTGGATCTCCATGACCTATCCAACATGGCCATGTCTAGTAAATACCTTCAAAGAGCTGCATATTCTGACTCTATCTGGCAATCCTTTTTCAG ACAGCAGTGGTCTCCAGTAGTACCTTCTGGCTTTCCTCAGACATCAACTGCCAGGGAAGCATATCTTTCCAGGCGTACTGATTTGATGCAGTTCAAGTTCGTTGACCCTCTCGTTATAGACTTCCCTACTGAGGCAAAACCTCATGAAAATCTGCATCTTGAACAAGACACTATCTTATTTTCTCAG GGCTCTTCAGTTCATGTATTGAACATTAACAATTTTCTGAATGGAAGAGATCCATATGTCACGCTGAGGGATCACACTGCCAGAATTACTTCTATGAG ATTAATTCCATTTGAAGAGACATGCTTGTACAGTAGCAAGATGCAGAAAAATGATAATCTTTTGGTAACCTCAAGCTTTGACCATTCAATTCGGCTATGGTTGAAG GGGCGTTGTCAGCGATGTTTCAGAGGCCATAATGGTGCAGTTTCCACACTTTCAGACAAATTGCTGGGTGATCGTCCTAACAAAATACTTGCAAGTGGTGGTTTAGATGGAACTGTACGATTATGGTCCCTTGATTCTAGTGGAAAGGGCGGCCAACATGCTTTAAAGGCAACACTTTACGGGCATGAGAAACCTGTAGCGCTGATGTCAGTTGCCGG GCACAAGACATCTCTTCTGGTGAGCATATCAAGGAACTCCAAG AACTCAGGGCAGGTGATGGTTTGGGACACTGCTACTTCATCTGCTGTTCGTTCTTCATGCTGTGTGGGAAAGAGCACTCTCCCTGGCGCACCTAAGGCAATGAAGTGTCACGAATCACTAATCTATGCTGCGGCTGGTTCCTCGGTCGTTGCAATTGATATAAGAACGATGCGTCAAGTCTTCAAAGTGAACCATCAAGAAGAGCTACATTCATTTCAAATGTTGCCAGAGAAATCATTGATCTGCACAGGGTTAGCTCAAAG AGCCATGCTTTGGGATGTTAGAAGAGGCTGTGACATACAGCAGGGAGAAGCAGTAGCTGAATTAGATGGACATATAGGCAATGTAAATCTCTTGCACATGGATCCCTACAAAATTGTTAGTGGTGGGCAGGAGGATTTCCAGGTACATGTTTGGGAAACGGGGAATGGCAGACGAGCaagttctttgattttctgtcGTCAGTGTGATTCCCATCGAGGTTTTGGTTGTTCTGCAATGGCTGTCAATGGATGTAGAATAGTTACAGCTTGTAATTACGGAGACCATAGTGCCTTGGGTTTCCAGGACTTCAACAACGCCATGGTTCCTATCTCTTCAAATTCAACGGTCCTCCAATCAAAATTTTGGGGTCCTCAATCACAGAGTGATACTGAAGAAGAATCAGATAATGACTCAACTGAGCTGCCCCCCTGA
- the LOC132047119 gene encoding uncharacterized protein LOC132047119 isoform X2 → MDSLVQCASYLDLHDLSNMAMSSKYLQRAAYSDSIWQSFFRQQWSPVVPSGFPQTSTAREAYLSRRTDLMQFKFVDPLVIDFPTEAKPHENLHLEQDTILFSQGSSVHVLNINNFLNGRDPYVTLRDHTARITSMRHKTSLLVSISRNSKNSGQVMVWDTATSSAVRSSCCVGKSTLPGAPKAMKCHESLIYAAAGSSVVAIDIRTMRQVFKVNHQEELHSFQMLPEKSLICTGLAQRAMLWDVRRGCDIQQGEAVAELDGHIGNVNLLHMDPYKIVSGGQEDFQVHVWETGNGRRASSLIFCRQCDSHRGFGCSAMAVNGCRIVTACNYGDHSALGFQDFNNAMVPISSNSTVLQSKFWGPQSQSDTEEESDNDSTELPP, encoded by the exons ATGGACTCATTGGTTCAGTGTGCAAGTTATTTGGATCTCCATGACCTATCCAACATGGCCATGTCTAGTAAATACCTTCAAAGAGCTGCATATTCTGACTCTATCTGGCAATCCTTTTTCAG ACAGCAGTGGTCTCCAGTAGTACCTTCTGGCTTTCCTCAGACATCAACTGCCAGGGAAGCATATCTTTCCAGGCGTACTGATTTGATGCAGTTCAAGTTCGTTGACCCTCTCGTTATAGACTTCCCTACTGAGGCAAAACCTCATGAAAATCTGCATCTTGAACAAGACACTATCTTATTTTCTCAG GGCTCTTCAGTTCATGTATTGAACATTAACAATTTTCTGAATGGAAGAGATCCATATGTCACGCTGAGGGATCACACTGCCAGAATTACTTCTATGAG GCACAAGACATCTCTTCTGGTGAGCATATCAAGGAACTCCAAG AACTCAGGGCAGGTGATGGTTTGGGACACTGCTACTTCATCTGCTGTTCGTTCTTCATGCTGTGTGGGAAAGAGCACTCTCCCTGGCGCACCTAAGGCAATGAAGTGTCACGAATCACTAATCTATGCTGCGGCTGGTTCCTCGGTCGTTGCAATTGATATAAGAACGATGCGTCAAGTCTTCAAAGTGAACCATCAAGAAGAGCTACATTCATTTCAAATGTTGCCAGAGAAATCATTGATCTGCACAGGGTTAGCTCAAAG AGCCATGCTTTGGGATGTTAGAAGAGGCTGTGACATACAGCAGGGAGAAGCAGTAGCTGAATTAGATGGACATATAGGCAATGTAAATCTCTTGCACATGGATCCCTACAAAATTGTTAGTGGTGGGCAGGAGGATTTCCAGGTACATGTTTGGGAAACGGGGAATGGCAGACGAGCaagttctttgattttctgtcGTCAGTGTGATTCCCATCGAGGTTTTGGTTGTTCTGCAATGGCTGTCAATGGATGTAGAATAGTTACAGCTTGTAATTACGGAGACCATAGTGCCTTGGGTTTCCAGGACTTCAACAACGCCATGGTTCCTATCTCTTCAAATTCAACGGTCCTCCAATCAAAATTTTGGGGTCCTCAATCACAGAGTGATACTGAAGAAGAATCAGATAATGACTCAACTGAGCTGCCCCCCTGA